One Rouxiella sp. S1S-2 genomic window, GTAAAATACCCTCAGCGTCGGCGCGCGCGACCTCGTCATTAACGTCCGCCTGGCCACGCAGTTCTATGCTGGTCGAAAAACCGCAATCTTGCGGATTGGCCAGTCCGGCCTGGGTCAATAACTTCCACGGCTTGCCAAAAGCCTCGTCAAACGGCTGACCGCCCGCCTGTTCTTCAAGAAACACGGTGTCGATGCCCATACAGCCGGCGAGAAGCACCGCGCGCTCCTGCTGATGCAGGGTGGAGTAAAGATGCAGGGCCGCTGAGGTATCGCAGTGTAAGTCCAGCACGATATCGTGGCGAAACGCCTCTTTCAGCAACAGCTTCTTATTGGTCGTAACGGTATCAATGGCCGGAATCAACGCCAGCATCTGCTCAAAGATTTTCTTCACCTCGGACGAGGTAAAATGAGCCGCACTGTCACTGTTTTTGGCAATAAGCTCCTCGACCGCGGGGGAAATGTCCGGGAAGTTGCGGTTAAAGTTTTCACCATTGGCCAGATTAAAACGGCCGGTAACATAGCCAAAGATGTTTTGACCCAGCCCCACGGGATTAGCAAAGGGGCATATCACCACTTCGCCGAGCATTTGACCCGCGCTATCAAGTTCCTGTAACCGCTCCAGCAAATGTTGAATCACCAACAGGCCCGGATGTTCATCGGCATGAACGCCAGCTTGAATGTAGGCACTGCGTGAATTTTTTCCACCTTTGAATCGATGGGTAATCAATTGGTGGCGTGTACCAGGCGCAAAACTGGGTAAATCGGTTGTTTCAGTTATCACGGACATGGCTAACTCGTCGTTGGTGGAAATATTGTCCACAGTAGACTTATTGTCTATGTGTCGCAACGGATTTTTTCTACTTTTGCTTAGTGACAATGGGGCCGAAATGGACGTTCGGCTTTGGGATTGGGTCCGATTTAGCGGCTTCAAATTAAATATTACTGTTTGTTGTTGTACTATATATATTGCGTTCAGCATAGTTGTCGTATTATTTGAATCAACTATGCTACCGGCTAGTTTTCTTATCTATTCAATTTAGCTCACAATGAATAGCTGTTGTGGATCTATTGTTTTTATTTATCATTTATTGCCGATCCATATAATTTCATGATGTTTGTGAGGTGTTCTTCCAAGGAATTACAGTAAAGGATTATCTATGATTATTGAGCCGAAAGGAGTAAATGGTTTTCTCGCTATTGTTGAAAATGGCAATTTTGAAAAAGCAGCGAAAAAACTGGGTATCACCACCTCTGCATTATCGATAAGAGTTAGCACATTGGAGAAACTCATTGGTGGAAAATTGCTGATTCGCAAACGCCCCTTTGTACTGACAAAAACGGGCCATCTTCTCTATAATCACGCTCTGCAGTTGCGGGAACTTGAAAATAGCCTAAAACAAAAGATAGATAAAATAGCAACCTAGCAGGTTATAACCGGGCAGATAGACCCTGGGTTACACTGATTTAGCTCAGGGTTTTTTATCCCGACTCCAATCACCATAATCTACTCCCCCTATTATATTTAATTAATTAAATCATTACATATCAATAGTTTATTATATTATTTATAAGTTAATTTAAAGGCAATTAATAATTCATGTAATTCGTTTCACCCATTCGTTTTAAGGATTTTAAGCGAATTTTGGTATTGTTATTAAAAAATATATGTCAACGTGCACACCTGAGTACTGCTTATGCGAGCAATATCGTTATCGGATTGTTAAATTAATTTATAGAGATCACCATGTTATAGCGAATACAGCCCTTTTTCTTATACTGAGGATATAGCATGTCTTTTTATGATCCCTCTATGTCGTATTACAAACAATTAAACTAGGTAAAGTCTTGATGGAATATTGCAACCTCTTTTAAGACTAACAAGGAGTTAACATGATTTTAGAACCTAAGAGTATTAATGGGTTTTTAGCTATTATTGATAATGGAAATTTTGACAAAGCGGCCAAGATATTGAATATCACTACCTCGGCGTTGTCGATCCGCGTAAGTTCGCTAGAAAGGAACATGGGGGAGAAGCTTCTTATCAGAACGCGCCCTTTCAGTTTGACGCAAGCGGGCGAGATTTTTTATGAGTATGCATTAGAGTTTAAGAAAAT contains:
- a CDS encoding succinylglutamate desuccinylase/aspartoacylase family protein, producing MSVITETTDLPSFAPGTRHQLITHRFKGGKNSRSAYIQAGVHADEHPGLLVIQHLLERLQELDSAGQMLGEVVICPFANPVGLGQNIFGYVTGRFNLANGENFNRNFPDISPAVEELIAKNSDSAAHFTSSEVKKIFEQMLALIPAIDTVTTNKKLLLKEAFRHDIVLDLHCDTSAALHLYSTLHQQERAVLLAGCMGIDTVFLEEQAGGQPFDEAFGKPWKLLTQAGLANPQDCGFSTSIELRGQADVNDEVARADAEGILQFLAHEGLLTLTPPLAELANVEVYPLEGASHLQAPAMGLLVWKKQLGQSVSLGELIAEIVPIDAVLGTPRVPVFSDVDGKIIVQPLFKLVRTGQRVALLAGKTPLTHRKTGQLLQHF
- a CDS encoding LysR family transcriptional regulator, which gives rise to MIIEPKGVNGFLAIVENGNFEKAAKKLGITTSALSIRVSTLEKLIGGKLLIRKRPFVLTKTGHLLYNHALQLRELENSLKQKIDKIAT
- a CDS encoding LysR family transcriptional regulator, which codes for MILEPKSINGFLAIIDNGNFDKAAKILNITTSALSIRVSSLERNMGEKLLIRTRPFSLTQAGEIFYEYALEFKKMESSLKLRLTEISE